Proteins co-encoded in one Cytophaga hutchinsonii ATCC 33406 genomic window:
- a CDS encoding CPBP family intramembrane glutamic endopeptidase has product MKKIYQLLAHYVCFELKATYMMYVLLFLFPAIALNYYFDFESSIVDSFKGQPVYFFLCFVYYAVPLYYAVTVYIVLFDKRQLLQDKKFLFVLFLFPCIMAFEQAFNLQKQWVSGIENEYLRYYAKRTLNHTVRFLTYFLPIALYYIFLERENKNFYGLAFSKVDIKPYLFMMFVIMMPLIIAVSFTKDFQASYPIYSMSNMKDQLPGAYWQQVAVFESQYLLDFVNIELMFRGCMIHVLYTYMGVECVLAVATVYCTFHFGKPMLETISSFVGGTVLGILSLRTQSLYGGIFIHMGIAFMMEAASFAQQL; this is encoded by the coding sequence ATGAAGAAAATATACCAGCTCTTAGCGCATTACGTGTGCTTTGAGTTAAAAGCAACATATATGATGTATGTGTTGCTTTTTTTATTTCCGGCCATAGCATTGAATTATTATTTCGATTTTGAAAGTTCGATAGTAGATTCGTTCAAAGGCCAACCCGTTTATTTTTTTCTGTGCTTTGTGTATTATGCTGTTCCGCTCTATTACGCCGTTACAGTATACATAGTGCTATTCGATAAACGGCAGTTACTTCAGGATAAAAAGTTTTTGTTTGTGCTTTTTCTGTTCCCATGTATCATGGCTTTTGAACAGGCATTTAACCTGCAAAAGCAGTGGGTGAGCGGTATTGAAAATGAATATCTCAGATACTATGCCAAACGTACACTGAATCATACTGTCCGGTTTCTGACCTATTTTTTACCTATTGCACTTTACTATATTTTTCTTGAACGGGAGAATAAAAATTTTTATGGACTGGCTTTTTCGAAGGTTGATATAAAGCCGTACCTCTTTATGATGTTTGTGATCATGATGCCGCTGATCATTGCGGTTTCGTTTACAAAAGATTTTCAGGCATCTTATCCGATCTATTCCATGAGTAATATGAAGGATCAATTGCCCGGAGCTTACTGGCAGCAGGTAGCAGTTTTTGAGTCACAATATCTGCTGGATTTTGTGAACATTGAATTGATGTTCCGCGGATGTATGATTCATGTATTATATACATACATGGGCGTTGAATGTGTTCTCGCGGTAGCAACAGTATATTGTACGTTCCATTTTGGAAAGCCCATGCTTGAAACAATAAGTTCATTTGTGGGAGGAACTGTTTTAGGAATTTTATCGTTACGTACACAGTCCTTATACGGCGGCATATTCATACATATGGGTATCGCGTTTATGATGGAAGCAGCAAGTTTTGCTCAGCAGCTATAA